Genomic segment of Sarcophilus harrisii chromosome 4, mSarHar1.11, whole genome shotgun sequence:
aagaagaagaagaagaagaagaagaagaagaagaagaagaagaagaagaagaagaagaagagtttTAATATGGTCCTTTGAATCTATGAGCTCTttatctggaggtggatagcatatTTTCTCTAGAATTATTGTGTCATCGTCACACAATGTCATTGTGTTCATTAGAGTTACTATCttcaaagttgattatctttatgctattactgttattgtataagtggttctcttggttctgctcacttcactttgccaGTGTATACATcattcttacagcacaatagtattccatcaccataatctaccataacttattcagctattccttaattgatgggcattggCCCTCGGTTTCCAGGTTGGGTTGTATTAATGGAGGAATCATTTCCAGACTAAAAGAGGCAGCCCTCTTGTGGGATTGATGTGGTTAAGCCCCCACTAGCATATGTGTGAGTTCTGTCTGGGGGTGCCATCCCGGAAGAAGGATATGTGTGTACTGAAATGCATTCATGAATTGGTCAATTAGGATGATTAAGGTTTGGGAATCCATATCCTATATTGGGAACATTAAAGCAATTTGGGGGTGTTTagtttggggaagagaaagatCTCCAGGGTCATGGTGGCTTTGGCTAAATATTTGAAGTGATGTCATGTGGAAGGAGAGTCAGACTTATTCCATGGAACTCTGGGCAACAGAGCGGAAGTCAGCTTGGGTGGAAGATGAACAAATTTTTTCCAGTAAAAGTTAGCAAAACTTTTGGTGTAAAGTTTCAGAAAATGGGGAATCATGGATTGGATCTAGGAAGCTGAAACTcaagtgggagaaagggaggcaggTCTCTGCTGAATTTTAGTAAGTACTTTCTAGCTGGGAATGGTCGCAACAAGGAGCCTTGTGGAGTGAGGGAGTGATTTGGTAGCAAGTACATGACTTGCAACTGGGGATGTTGTAGGGGAATTGTGCATTGAGGGAGAGGTTGGACGACATGACTTCTCAGCTTCTTTCCAATTCTATAATTCTAGAGCTCAGCAGGAATTTCTTCTTCTTGGTTGGAAAGTGGGGAGGAAATCCTGCTTCACTTGCAGtatttgtgagatttttttttcctgattctgctccaTAATTTGGGGATGTGATAGGTATTGGACCACGCATGAGTACCTGCTATGTTCTGGGCGCTGTCCCAGGTGATGGAAAGACAGAGATAACACAAGTGTTGTCCATTGACTCAAGTTTACCTTCTATGGGGGAAATGAAAAGTACACCAATAACtatttataaaagatatatatagcAAATAGAAAACAATTGTTTGGGAATAAAGAGCAGTAGCAGCTGGGGGTgatggtggaggaggaggagttcTGGAAAGCCCCTTTTCTTGTATGAGGCAGCCCTTAAGCTGAGCTTTGGAGGAATCTGTGAGGAAGTGATAAAAATAAGTGACAAAATAATTCCCTATTTGGAAAGACAGGGTCtgcattcaaatctcagcttCAGCACTTATTGAGCTGGATCACCCAGGCCACGCTGCagcatctctctgggcctcagtttgatCAATTTATTTGATTGGATGAGACGCTAAGGTCTTAAAaaacatccatccatccatccattcatttatctatttatttacctctccatttatttatttatttagtgtatAGCTCTGACACACTATGAacctgggatttttttaaaaagacataatatAGTAAACTTTCCTGTCCATTTTTTAAGTTATGAAAAAATGACCAAAGTGTTTTTTATTGGACTAAAACTGAAAAGATTATGATAAAGCAGTTGAGTTGTGACTAGTTCTACTCTAATTTGGGatgggggaaattaaaaaaataaagatggatttGCAATTGTGATTCGGGGCCTCCCTTCAAAGCTTAGTTATTGGGCCACCTTGTACCCGAAACTTTCCCAAGCTCTATGAATGCTCTGACTCCACTTCCCCTCCATTTATCTTGCAAATACCCACATTCATACCTGTTTCTCTGTGAGAGAATACAAACTCCTTTGAGCTGAACCTGTTTCATTTCTGACTTTGCATCTTGGGTATCTAACATGGgatatggcacatagtaggtgcttagtaaatagcCTCTAAAGACTATAGgacagaagagaagaaagtaaCATATTTAGCACATGAATAGATTGAACTGCATTCAAATTGATTACATTGGATGCATCAATGTCACTGATGCTCCCTAAGGCGAGTTGGCTCTTTCCAAAGCAGAGGCGTGGGACTACTGGGTCATAGCTGTGGAGCTCTTTGACTACCTTGGAAGTCATCAATgctcacattttacagattaggaaactgaggctgagaaaaaaacaaaagtggctggtccaaggtcacacagacaagTGAAGCACCAGAGACAGGTtttgaatgtaagttctttgTCTCCAAACTCAACATGCTTCCCCACCGCTCCACATGGCTTCCGATTTGATAGTACGGCTTTAAAAAGAGACTGAGCTAAGCTCTATAAAGTGTTGGATTTCTTAAATGAACATTGCTGCCTACTGTtattatattaaaacatttttgcctagtatatatttttttaaacaaagttgtAGTCATTTCACATGACAATATTTGACTGGCGATGCTTTTCCTGAAATAATTGTCAGAGcaagtttggtttttttggtcttctcACCTGTTTTTTTGTGTtgtgttttgtgtatgtgtgtgttgtgtggtgttttgtgtgtgtgtgtgtgtgtgtgtgtgttttccacaGGTAAATACGTCTACCAGCCCATGACCCCCGTAGAACAGCTTCCGAGCACGGAGATTCCCGCCAAACCCCGAGAGCCCACCAACACCATCCAGATCTCAGTCTCCCTCATGGAACACTTCTTGAAATTCGCATCCGTCTTCCGACCTCCCCTGCCCCGGGACTCGCCGAGGTTCTGCACGATTTCCGACCTCTTCATCGACAGCTATCAGGTCAAGTGCATCAATGGGAAGATGTGCTACGTGCAGAAGCAGCCCCCGGCCCATCCCCACCCCGCCAGCCCCGAGGAGGTCTCTGCACACGATGCCTTAATTTCAAAAGAGAGCAATACACCAAAAATTAACCACTGCTCTTCTCCTTCGAGCTCCGAGGACTCGGGGATCAACGCCATCGGGGCTCACTACATGGAGTCCTGCGACGAGGACACGGAGGAAGGAGCGGAGCTGAGTTCCGAGGAAGATTACAGCCCCGAGAGCAGCTGGGAGCCGGACGAATGCACCCTCCTGTCCCCATCTCAGTCCGACCTGGAAGTCATTGAAACGATCGAAACCACTGTGTGAGACCCCGGAGGGCCCCGTAGCCCAGGGATTGCTGGCAGAGAAGCGAGGCTCCCGATTTCGGATCCGTTTCCCCCTCCACTCCAGCGGACGTTCCCTACTGTGTCCCAGTAACGGCTGAGAACTCGGAGCCCCTCGGCGGGCTCCTCCAGTATGTTTCTCTGTCCCACAGAGCGCTCCCCCGAAGCTTCTAATCCCATTCtcgttttcccattttataggttcCTTGGGTGCCCTGCTTTGTGGCCCTCTCTACTTAGTCATGATCGCAAAGCATCGTGAAGACTTTGATCAGGACTGGAGGGTGAAGGAGACATTGTGCACCCATTGCAGCATCTGCCTTCCATCCTCAGCTTGCTCCTTATCCACGGTGTGATCCCACTCAACAGCCATCCCCCTGCCCTGCCCTTCCCCAAAGCCAGTTCCATTCTAGCCGACCTGTTTTGTTCCGGTCatcccccctctccccaagaaTAGATCAGTTTTGAAAGCGTCACCAAAATGGCGTCGAGGGCCAAGTCCCATAACTGCCACAGCATAGACCAGCCATAACTGGCCATTGGGCTGCTGACCAGATCCTAAGGATGGATATCGGGGACAGACATTTATCTGTTCTCCTGGGTGCACCCCATGCTCCAGGGGGGAATGTAGGGGTGGGGGGGAGTCCCAGCCAGCATCACGTTTGTCTTCTTGACCAAGTAGAACACATATCCTTAGCGGACTAGAACCTtagtttttgctcattttggagAAAGTAGGGGGGATGAATCCTCCATCTTTGTCTATTTCTAAGGGCCTGACTGCCCGGTGTCATCCTTATTTCCCCTTGAAACTTTGGGAAGAATTTTTAGGAGGCTCTTTAGGTGCACTTCGTTTTCAGAATTCATAGATCGATAGAAGTCAAAGGGGCCTTAGAGGTCACCATCGTTTGATgggtaaggaaactaaggctccgctttgggaaagtgacttgcccagatcactgGCAGAATTGCTCTCTGGGCCATTCTTCTACCCCCTATTAACGGAAAGCCAGTGGATCTGAGTGGGCAGAGCCAGGAGGAAGGAGGTGAGGAATGAATCCCAAAGCAGGATCTACCCCGACTTCCTTGAATGATAATGGGAAGATTGAAAACAGCTTTGCAGAAATTAAGACAGAGCGGTTGGATGCATggaattttaatgaaaactcGAAAACCATTAAAATTGTGTTCTTAGAATTCAATTTAACTCAATTCTGTTGAGCAAATATTAAGTGCCCACTCTGAGTGAGACACCGTTAGGTGTTAGGAATACCAGATGGAAACCAATGGTCCCTTGCTTCATGGAACATATCCTTTCCCTGGGGGAAGGGGATATAATATGTAAGCAGAGACCTGATTCCCGGGAAGGTTCGAGGGAGGCAGAGTAATCTGTCAACATCTGAGGGGCAGGGAGTATGGAGGGAAAAACAGGGAAGGCTTCCCAAAGGAGGTGCAGTGAACCGACCTGGCAGGAAGATCATAACATGTTAGTGTGGggaggagaaaattgagaccacCTGGACTAAACCCCTCGCttcacagaggaaaaaactgaaaccTAGAAAGGGAAAGAGCCTTGCTCCTGAGAGAGGTTAAACTGGCAGAGGAGTGGGGAGCTGGTGTCCCAGGCATAGGGAACAACCCGTGGCAATGAAAGGAGGTAGGAGATGAGCTAGATGAGATCCAGAACAGTAAGAAGCCGAGTTTGGCTGGGGTTCTGTCAGtggaagggagtgaggggaaaTCAGACTAGAGCTAGGTGGTGGGAGGGCCTGAAATGCTAAGCTAACGAGAAGAGATTTTATGAAATGTTCTTCTGTCATTTTGCTATGCTATTGTTCATTTTTGGTaggctctcccccccccccccccccccccccaccacaagaatagccacagagttcaaagaaaatttctactttttttatttcttcaaagaaacTTTGAAATTTCTTCCCAACAGCCTTTCATGGCAAGTAGCTGCCATTTCTCCATATTGGTCAAGATCCATCAGCAATGGCCAGAGGAGGGATGGATGGTCATCGTTGATATTAGGGAACGTTCTTTGGCCACTTCTCTTCCACGCTCTGGAGCAGTTCAGGACCAGCTGAGCAAGGCTTCCTCAGAATCcaattccctctctttctctctgccttctttcctccctcccctttctctctgtctctctctgtctctgtctctctctgtctctgtctgtctttctcactcctttctttcctccctgcctttcttcctttcccttctctcctccttctctctctctctctctctccctctgtctctctctctctctccttttctccccaacCCCAATTAGTTTATGTCACTTTCCACTTTAAGAAATGAGAACATATTAATGGTATCAcccttattttccattttccattttcttcttttaagttaAAGAaccttcccccattttacagataagaaaactgaggtttataaCTTCTCTTCTGGTCAAAGATTTCTTACAGGCATCCAGTCTAAACCCttaccttttacagatgaggacactgaggttcCAAACTCCTTgccctctccctcttcatctcacAGAACTCTGCCctcttcattcattctctctgtaGCCCTGCACCTCCATTCCGAGGGAAAATTCACCTCGCCCTTCAGGGCCCAAAACCTGGCCAGGCTTGGAATTGGCTTCCTCCCTTTCCTGGTTACAGAGGGCGGGCTCTCACCCAGTCTGCTTTGCTCCCCACAACAGCCTTGGATGAGTGGAAAACAGTAGGGTAGGACTAGAGAGAGGCCGTTTCCCTTTGAAACCATCCTAATAAGGCGTTCCCGTGTTCCCTCAGAGATGCAGCAGCCCAGGCCGCCCGCTGCTGGGCCCAGGGCACTCGGGGCCTGCTGTTTTTAGTCTGGAAGCGGGTCACGGGAAGGAGGGATCCCACGGACGGCCTGCCTGTGTGGGTCAGGGCCGGAGCCAGGTGGCTGAGGGGCTCCGTCCTGGCGGGGACACATTGTCTGCCCCTGGTTCTTACCAGCTGAGCaaagctgggcaagtcacagaCCTCTCTGAGCCTCGGTTTGTCCCAGAGGGACCACAGGGCCAAAGCCCctccctcacaggattgttgtgaggcttaaGGGACATAGAAAAACAGCAACTTTTCTGCAGATGGAAAAGGGCCCCAAAAGGGCAGCCATTATTCCTCTGGATGGCTGAGGATCCTCCTTTCCAGCCGGCCTGGGGTGACTCTGGGACCCGCCTGGGGCAACTCTGGGACCCACTGGCCACACACTTGCCTCCCTCACAACTCTCTAGTCACACCTGGGCTATTCTGGTCTCTGGGGCTCCCCCCCAATTCTGAGTAATCTCGGAGGAGGTGATGGCCC
This window contains:
- the C4H3orf70 gene encoding UPF0524 protein C3orf70 homolog, producing MSSAEAAPGPERGVKSEKVDEAQALARSCAARRPDFQPCDGLSICATHSHGKCFKLHWCCHLGWCHCKYVYQPMTPVEQLPSTEIPAKPREPTNTIQISVSLMEHFLKFASVFRPPLPRDSPRFCTISDLFIDSYQVKCINGKMCYVQKQPPAHPHPASPEEVSAHDALISKESNTPKINHCSSPSSSEDSGINAIGAHYMESCDEDTEEGAELSSEEDYSPESSWEPDECTLLSPSQSDLEVIETIETTV